In one window of Flavobacterium ginsengisoli DNA:
- a CDS encoding DUF417 family protein: MEKFIRFIAGGQNNFIHFLRIAIFVVMAWIGGLKAFKYEADGIVPLVANSPFMSFFYKDANKQVVNDEGKTVKAYTLYKNVEGKTVEKNIKWHEANGTYIFSYGLGTVIVTIGLLVLLGIWFPKMGFLGGLLTFGMAFVTLSFLITTPEVYVPNLGGDFPTPEFGFPYLSVGGRLVLKDIIMMSGGLIVASDSAKKILKRFYA; encoded by the coding sequence ATGGAAAAATTTATACGATTTATTGCGGGTGGACAAAACAACTTTATTCACTTTTTAAGAATTGCCATATTTGTTGTAATGGCGTGGATTGGCGGATTAAAAGCCTTTAAATATGAAGCTGATGGAATTGTTCCGTTGGTTGCGAATAGTCCGTTTATGAGCTTCTTCTATAAAGACGCCAATAAACAAGTCGTAAATGATGAAGGTAAAACGGTAAAAGCCTACACACTTTATAAAAACGTTGAAGGTAAAACTGTTGAGAAAAACATCAAATGGCACGAAGCCAACGGAACTTATATTTTTTCTTACGGACTAGGAACTGTTATTGTGACAATTGGTTTGTTGGTTCTTTTGGGAATCTGGTTTCCTAAAATGGGCTTTTTGGGCGGACTTCTGACATTCGGAATGGCGTTTGTAACCTTATCATTTTTAATCACAACACCAGAAGTTTATGTGCCGAATCTGGGCGGAGATTTTCCAACGCCAGAATTTGGTTTTCCGTATCTTTCTGTTGGAGGCCGTTTGGTTCTCAAAGACATTATCATGATGAGTGGCGGATTGATCGTAGCTTCAGACAGCGCAAAGAAAATTTTAAAACGATTTTACGCTTAA
- a CDS encoding helix-turn-helix domain-containing protein, whose product MKIELKQSFFLEKAINEPYYNILMFDGEVTFSVDLTDYECKGKCLLFLTPYQLLQWKNSTVPFLNILSFHGDFYCIEYHKKEVACNGILFNDIYSEPFVTVSDFIYEEITSIMERMKRVEDSEMDYDNSILKSYLQVILALSSKEKQLKMSPQIQESIGNADILKFQHLLDTHFSEAKEVAFYASKYNLSVNTFSKRIKKHFGKSPSQLIQDRIVLEAKKQLHLTTKTIKEIADDLNFEDEFYFSRYFKKSVGISPKEFRKEVGISIVAK is encoded by the coding sequence ATGAAAATCGAACTGAAACAATCTTTTTTTCTTGAAAAGGCAATCAACGAACCGTATTACAACATTTTAATGTTTGATGGAGAAGTAACTTTTTCTGTTGATTTAACTGATTACGAATGTAAAGGGAAATGTCTTTTGTTTTTAACACCGTATCAGTTATTGCAATGGAAAAATTCGACAGTACCTTTCCTAAATATTCTTAGTTTTCACGGAGATTTTTACTGTATTGAATACCATAAAAAAGAAGTGGCTTGCAACGGAATTTTATTCAATGATATTTATAGCGAACCATTTGTAACGGTTTCCGATTTTATTTACGAGGAAATCACGAGCATTATGGAAAGAATGAAAAGGGTAGAAGATTCAGAAATGGATTATGATAATTCGATTCTAAAGTCTTATCTGCAGGTTATTCTAGCCTTGAGCAGTAAAGAAAAACAGCTCAAAATGTCGCCACAGATTCAGGAATCTATTGGAAACGCGGACATTTTGAAGTTTCAGCATTTGTTAGACACTCATTTTTCAGAAGCAAAAGAAGTTGCTTTTTATGCCTCAAAATACAATTTGAGCGTCAATACTTTCAGTAAAAGAATCAAAAAACATTTCGGGAAATCGCCTTCTCAGCTTATTCAAGATCGCATTGTTTTGGAAGCTAAGAAACAGCTGCATTTGACAACCAAAACAATAAAAGAAATCGCAGACGATCTTAATTTTGAAGACGAATTTTATTTCAGCCGATATTTCAAGAAAAGTGTGGGCATTTCGCCGAAAGAATTCAGAAAAGAAGTTGGCATTTCTATCGTGGCAAAATAG
- a CDS encoding Crp/Fnr family transcriptional regulator — translation MMSELEALIQSRLQLENDELNTILSCFKLIQVKKNEQLLKSGTVANKIFFIKKGCLRLYYSTEDHNITTRFMAFEGTFLTSIVSFISREPSTEYIEAVEASELLAISYEDFFHLRNTIPQWDKMYIYILEYGLTVITSKLSSLLTQNAAERYRNLLKNNPELIQRLSNANLAAYLNVSPETLSRIKSQI, via the coding sequence ATGATGAGTGAACTTGAGGCTTTAATTCAGAGCAGATTACAATTAGAAAATGATGAACTTAACACCATTTTATCCTGCTTTAAATTAATACAAGTAAAGAAGAATGAGCAGTTGCTTAAAAGCGGAACCGTTGCTAATAAAATATTTTTTATAAAAAAAGGCTGTCTGCGATTGTATTACAGCACAGAAGATCATAATATAACTACACGTTTTATGGCTTTTGAAGGTACATTTCTAACTTCGATTGTCAGTTTTATTTCTAGAGAACCAAGCACCGAATACATTGAAGCGGTTGAGGCTTCAGAGCTTTTGGCTATTTCTTATGAAGATTTTTTTCATCTTCGCAACACCATTCCGCAATGGGATAAAATGTACATCTATATTCTCGAATATGGTCTTACGGTGATTACTTCTAAACTCAGCAGTTTATTGACACAAAATGCTGCCGAACGGTATCGAAATCTTCTTAAAAACAACCCCGAACTCATTCAGAGATTGTCCAATGCCAATCTTGCGGCATACCTTAATGTTTCGCCAGAAACATTAAGCAGAATAAAATCGCAGATTTAA
- the ilvD gene encoding dihydroxy-acid dehydratase produces the protein MRSDEVKKGVQRTPHRSLLRATGLKNEDFSKPFIGVANSFIEIIPGHFFLNKVSEIIKEEIRANGCVPFEFNTIGIDDGIAMGHDGMLYSLPSREIIANSIESVMNAHKLDAMIAIPNCDKIVPGMIMGALRVDVPTIFVSGGPMSKGYTKNGTAIDLATAFEAVGKHEAGKISDEELYDIECNACPSGGSCSGMFTANSMNTLMEAMGIALPGNGTILAQTPEREQLYRQAARRICDIAKDQQAIEKFKLKNILNENAVRNAFAVDMAMGGSTNTVLHMLAIANEANVDFKLKDINTISGNVAHIAKISPSLSTVHMEDINRAGGVNAVMKEINKRGSGVLIDNLTISGETLLEKIANAEIKDTTIIHTIDNPYSRVGGLAILYGNLAEQGAVIKTAGLTGDRVFTGSAVCFDGQAEAIAGIMMGKVKAGNVVVIRYEGPKGGPGMQEMLSPTSLIMGMGLGSSVALITDGRFSGATRGASIGHVSPEAAEGGMIGLVKDGDEIHIDVDQYILSVNLSDEEIATRKATFKPLKKPLNSKWLSQYRALVTNASTGAVLKTDLD, from the coding sequence ATGAGAAGTGATGAAGTAAAAAAAGGCGTTCAGCGAACTCCTCACAGATCCTTATTGCGAGCTACGGGCTTGAAAAATGAAGATTTTAGCAAACCATTTATTGGAGTGGCAAATTCGTTTATCGAAATCATTCCAGGACATTTTTTCTTAAACAAAGTATCTGAAATTATCAAAGAAGAAATTCGTGCCAATGGCTGTGTTCCTTTTGAATTTAATACAATCGGAATCGATGACGGAATTGCAATGGGACATGACGGAATGTTATACTCGCTTCCGAGCCGTGAAATTATCGCCAACTCTATAGAAAGTGTAATGAATGCGCATAAATTGGATGCGATGATTGCGATTCCGAACTGCGATAAAATTGTTCCAGGAATGATTATGGGTGCTTTACGTGTAGATGTTCCAACCATTTTTGTAAGCGGCGGACCAATGTCTAAAGGATATACCAAAAACGGAACGGCAATTGACTTAGCAACAGCTTTTGAAGCAGTTGGAAAACACGAAGCAGGAAAAATCTCTGACGAAGAATTATACGATATTGAATGTAATGCTTGTCCAAGCGGTGGAAGCTGTTCTGGAATGTTTACCGCAAATTCTATGAATACTTTGATGGAAGCAATGGGAATTGCGCTTCCTGGAAACGGAACAATTTTGGCTCAAACTCCAGAACGTGAACAATTGTATCGCCAAGCAGCGAGAAGAATCTGTGATATTGCAAAAGACCAACAAGCTATTGAAAAATTCAAATTAAAAAATATTTTGAACGAAAATGCCGTTCGCAACGCTTTTGCTGTCGATATGGCAATGGGCGGAAGTACGAATACTGTTCTTCATATGCTTGCAATTGCGAACGAAGCTAATGTTGATTTTAAATTAAAAGACATTAATACCATTTCTGGAAATGTGGCGCATATTGCTAAGATTTCGCCAAGTTTAAGCACGGTTCATATGGAAGATATCAACCGTGCTGGTGGTGTAAATGCAGTTATGAAGGAAATAAACAAAAGAGGTTCAGGCGTTTTAATTGATAATCTTACGATTAGTGGTGAAACTTTATTGGAAAAAATTGCTAATGCCGAAATTAAAGACACAACTATTATTCATACCATCGATAATCCGTACAGTAGAGTTGGCGGATTGGCCATTTTATACGGAAATCTTGCTGAACAAGGTGCGGTTATTAAAACTGCCGGATTAACTGGAGATCGCGTATTTACTGGTAGCGCAGTCTGTTTTGACGGTCAAGCCGAAGCGATTGCAGGAATTATGATGGGAAAAGTGAAAGCCGGAAATGTAGTGGTTATTCGTTATGAAGGACCAAAAGGCGGACCTGGAATGCAAGAAATGCTTTCTCCTACGAGTTTAATTATGGGAATGGGGCTTGGAAGTTCTGTAGCCTTAATTACTGACGGAAGATTTAGCGGTGCAACAAGAGGTGCATCAATCGGACACGTTTCTCCTGAAGCTGCTGAGGGCGGTATGATTGGTTTGGTTAAAGACGGTGACGAAATTCACATAGACGTAGATCAATATATTTTATCGGTTAATTTAAGTGATGAAGAAATCGCGACAAGAAAAGCCACTTTCAAACCATTAAAAAAACCATTAAACTCAAAATGGCTTTCACAATACAGAGCGTTAGTAACTAATGCAAGTACTGGAGCTGTTTTGAAAACAGATTTAGATTAA
- a CDS encoding NAD(P)-binding domain-containing protein, with protein MKIGVIGLCSFTMDFVSRAVEAGHQVLLSSTRENSQFKDIAKTSGKNVKLVSKYEAAKASILILFIPREDVRLFLTDLPDMNEKVLIHSSNPIFSLECLEPNAKASSEIIASLLPEAHVVRVLNIVNPEVLSMINQKQNGNEIFYTGLNKQAKNKAKTFFKSLNLAGVDFEELYQLPMHSCFMN; from the coding sequence ATGAAGATAGGCGTAATTGGTTTATGTAGTTTTACAATGGATTTTGTGAGCCGTGCGGTCGAGGCAGGACATCAAGTATTATTGAGTTCTACTCGCGAAAATAGCCAGTTTAAAGATATAGCTAAAACCTCAGGGAAGAATGTAAAATTGGTAAGCAAATACGAAGCAGCAAAAGCCAGTATTTTGATATTATTTATTCCGCGTGAAGATGTTAGATTATTCTTGACAGACTTGCCAGACATGAATGAGAAAGTATTAATACATTCTAGCAATCCAATTTTTAGTTTAGAATGTCTGGAGCCAAATGCAAAGGCATCATCTGAAATAATTGCATCACTTTTGCCTGAAGCTCATGTTGTTAGGGTACTTAATATAGTGAATCCAGAAGTGCTTTCTATGATAAATCAAAAGCAAAATGGCAATGAAATATTTTATACAGGATTGAATAAACAGGCAAAAAATAAAGCTAAAACATTTTTTAAAAGTCTAAATCTTGCTGGGGTCGATTTTGAAGAATTGTACCAACTTCCAATGCATTCTTGTTTCATGAATTAG
- a CDS encoding ATP-binding protein: MNGIVFFNPYKISPLLPGKDLFIDRVVLDQKIIIPKDTIVLKNNFQRVSFLVSYPYYGNPKNVAIEAKMDKIGSDRWERLKADKSISFTTLPPGTYTLTFRSLSGFNANYAYKKVILVVPAKFHQTIWFTILCCFLFVGFVISIWYIRLYYQKMKSLQLQITIAKKTKKLVATVQKLEITENNLKQEIKQHEMLVKSMSHDIKSPLKFLSSSVKHLFENSTIQQDPKLKQQLGMLQTSTLQLYEYVENLIKYSSIFIEGKKLEGESYSLNKLIEESIHIFEKIAEAENNAIINSVPKDLLVKTNKKALSIIIHNLIDNAIKNTKNGRIELLCTTQSNILTLKIIDNGKGMSKELIDYYHNFYKNPISKNYHLGLHMIIELLILIEGNINIKSGIDKGTTIEIMVEYN, from the coding sequence ATGAATGGTATCGTTTTTTTTAATCCGTATAAAATATCTCCTTTACTTCCGGGAAAAGATCTTTTTATTGACAGAGTTGTTCTAGATCAGAAAATAATTATTCCGAAAGATACTATTGTCTTAAAAAACAATTTTCAACGAGTAAGTTTTTTGGTTTCATATCCTTATTACGGTAATCCAAAAAATGTAGCCATCGAAGCAAAAATGGACAAAATTGGCAGTGATCGCTGGGAACGACTAAAAGCCGATAAATCAATTTCTTTTACAACATTGCCTCCAGGAACTTATACACTTACCTTTAGAAGTTTATCTGGTTTTAATGCCAATTATGCCTACAAAAAAGTAATTCTCGTTGTGCCTGCAAAATTTCATCAAACGATCTGGTTCACTATTCTCTGCTGTTTTCTTTTTGTTGGTTTTGTTATTTCAATCTGGTACATCAGATTATACTATCAAAAAATGAAAAGCTTACAGCTTCAAATTACAATTGCAAAAAAGACAAAAAAATTAGTCGCTACGGTTCAGAAACTTGAAATAACAGAAAACAACTTAAAACAGGAAATTAAACAGCACGAAATGCTTGTAAAGAGCATGAGCCATGATATCAAAAGTCCATTAAAATTCTTGTCTTCTTCTGTAAAACATCTTTTCGAAAACAGTACCATACAGCAAGATCCAAAGCTTAAACAGCAATTAGGCATGTTGCAAACATCAACATTACAATTGTATGAGTATGTCGAAAATCTTATCAAATACTCCTCTATTTTTATTGAAGGGAAAAAACTTGAAGGAGAAAGCTATTCTCTGAACAAATTAATAGAAGAAAGCATTCATATTTTTGAAAAAATTGCAGAAGCAGAAAATAATGCGATTATCAATAGTGTACCTAAGGATTTATTGGTAAAGACAAATAAAAAAGCGCTTTCTATTATTATTCATAATTTGATTGATAATGCCATAAAAAACACCAAAAACGGTAGAATTGAATTATTATGCACCACTCAAAGCAATATTCTAACTTTAAAAATTATTGATAATGGTAAAGGAATGAGTAAAGAACTTATTGATTACTATCACAATTTTTATAAAAATCCAATTTCGAAAAATTATCATTTGGGGCTTCATATGATTATTGAGCTTCTTATTCTTATTGAAGGAAACATCAATATTAAAAGCGGTATTGACAAAGGGACTACAATCGAAATAATGGTCGAATATAACTAG
- a CDS encoding response regulator has protein sequence MTKKILIVDDHLVVRNGVAMILERQFEDVAISHAENFFEAITLLKNLLFDLVVLDINIPGGKSTDMITDIRAIQSEVKILVFSAHEEEQYALKYLSSGANGYVDKLCSEEKIMFAITSIFESGTYVSPELVSKLVSIQTSKKTLNPFEGLSKRELQITDLLIQGNGNLEISNKLNIHMSTVSTYKARVFEKLKVNNLVELINLYKTFQG, from the coding sequence ATGACAAAGAAAATTTTAATTGTCGATGATCATTTGGTAGTGCGAAATGGAGTTGCAATGATTCTTGAAAGACAATTTGAGGATGTTGCAATCTCGCATGCTGAAAATTTCTTTGAGGCTATTACACTTTTAAAAAATCTTCTTTTTGACTTAGTAGTTCTAGACATTAATATTCCTGGAGGAAAGAGTACCGATATGATAACCGACATTAGAGCTATTCAATCTGAAGTAAAAATACTGGTTTTTTCGGCTCACGAAGAAGAGCAATACGCCTTGAAATACCTTTCTAGCGGAGCCAATGGATATGTCGATAAATTGTGCAGTGAAGAAAAAATCATGTTTGCCATTACTTCCATTTTTGAATCAGGAACTTATGTTTCTCCTGAATTGGTAAGTAAATTGGTAAGCATCCAGACTAGTAAAAAGACCTTAAATCCTTTTGAAGGTTTATCTAAAAGAGAGCTTCAAATAACCGATTTATTGATTCAAGGAAATGGCAATTTAGAAATTTCTAACAAACTCAATATTCACATGTCGACTGTGAGCACTTACAAAGCAAGGGTTTTTGAAAAACTAAAAGTCAATAATCTGGTAGAACTCATTAACTTGTATAAAACTTTTCAAGGCTAG
- a CDS encoding glycosyltransferase family 2 protein: MTFFNPEITWFLDVYILLILGYAILIMSSYLMLAYISTKELRNYLKRNSFVDYDVLLSTEFAPKLSLIAPAYNEGLTIEENVKSLLSLNYNNYQVIVVNDGSKDNSMEILTKTYDLVLTNLDFHPQIETKKIKGIYTSKNAAFKKLIVVDKENGGKADALNVGLNIAQNPYVVCIDVDCILDKDSLLKLAKPFLEAYGKRIIATGGVVRIANQCVIKNGRLVEVNIPDVMLPRIQVLEYLRAFLLGRMAWGKLDGLLLISGAFGAFDKEIAILSGGYSTKTVGEDMELIVRMRRYMLDNKLPYSVSYIPDPLCWTEAPEDFKIFKKQRSRWMRGTIETLSFHKKMFLNPKYKLLGMLSVPYWTLFEFLAPAIEFIGLVITVVFIVLGLLNWHFFFLLLLFVYSFAVLFSVIALYSEEKTYHKYPKQADFLKLLMVAFIEPFYFHPLTVYAALIGYKEKVMGTKGWGEMTRKGFTKK, from the coding sequence ATGACTTTTTTTAATCCTGAAATAACATGGTTTTTGGATGTATATATACTCCTAATACTTGGTTACGCCATACTGATCATGTCGTCTTATTTAATGCTGGCCTATATTTCGACAAAAGAGCTTAGAAATTACCTCAAACGTAACAGCTTTGTTGATTATGATGTGCTGTTAAGTACTGAGTTTGCACCAAAACTTTCGCTTATTGCGCCTGCTTATAATGAAGGTCTTACGATCGAAGAAAATGTAAAATCATTGCTTTCGCTTAATTATAATAATTATCAAGTTATTGTAGTAAATGATGGAAGCAAGGACAATTCGATGGAAATCTTGACTAAAACCTACGATTTGGTTTTGACTAATTTGGATTTTCATCCGCAAATTGAAACAAAAAAAATAAAAGGAATTTACACTTCTAAAAATGCCGCTTTCAAAAAGCTAATTGTCGTAGACAAAGAAAATGGAGGTAAAGCCGATGCATTAAACGTTGGACTTAACATTGCTCAGAATCCATATGTGGTTTGTATTGATGTCGATTGTATTTTGGATAAAGATTCGCTTTTAAAACTGGCAAAACCGTTTTTAGAGGCATACGGAAAACGCATTATTGCAACTGGAGGAGTGGTTCGAATTGCTAATCAATGTGTGATCAAGAACGGACGTTTGGTCGAAGTGAATATTCCAGATGTTATGTTGCCGAGAATTCAGGTTTTAGAATACTTAAGAGCATTTCTTTTGGGAAGAATGGCTTGGGGAAAACTAGACGGCTTATTGCTTATTAGCGGAGCTTTTGGGGCTTTTGATAAAGAAATTGCCATACTTTCTGGCGGTTATAGCACCAAAACGGTTGGAGAAGACATGGAGCTGATTGTAAGAATGCGACGTTATATGCTAGATAATAAATTGCCGTACTCAGTAAGTTATATTCCAGACCCGCTTTGTTGGACCGAAGCACCAGAAGATTTTAAAATATTCAAAAAACAGCGTTCGCGTTGGATGCGCGGAACTATAGAAACATTGAGTTTTCACAAAAAAATGTTCTTAAATCCAAAATACAAGCTTTTGGGAATGTTGAGTGTGCCTTATTGGACTTTGTTTGAATTTTTAGCTCCTGCAATTGAATTTATCGGACTTGTAATAACAGTCGTGTTTATTGTATTGGGATTATTAAACTGGCATTTTTTCTTCTTATTGCTTCTTTTTGTATATTCGTTTGCTGTTTTATTTTCGGTTATTGCTTTATATAGCGAAGAAAAAACCTATCATAAATATCCAAAACAAGCCGATTTTTTAAAGCTTTTAATGGTCGCTTTTATTGAACCTTTTTATTTCCACCCGCTTACTGTTTATGCCGCTTTGATTGGTTACAAAGAAAAAGTTATGGGAACGAAAGGTTGGGGCGAAATGACTAGAAAAGGATTTACTAAGAAATAG
- a CDS encoding YaiO family outer membrane beta-barrel protein, with product MFRLQIRDSRPFHYGYVEYSHKFSKSAIVGRANIGNISGDTQMLFETDFYQTFSNKSYLYANAGVSTGETIFPVAKGGLEYYFKPQKKFDFSLGGRYMHFETDNITLLTGQVAYNAGIYTFAYRPYYDISNELFSHVLSVQRVNEEKERLVRLELQYGNVPYLYLYNNFTQPLKAYRVGIQYQHRFGDSFFVRPIFLYEYEEYTQGEYRNKFNVQLIVTKRF from the coding sequence ATATTTCGACTTCAGATCCGGGACAGCAGACCATTTCATTATGGATATGTTGAGTATTCGCATAAATTTAGCAAATCGGCAATTGTTGGGAGAGCCAATATCGGAAACATAAGTGGCGACACGCAAATGTTATTTGAAACTGATTTTTATCAGACCTTTTCAAACAAAAGTTATTTGTATGCAAATGCAGGAGTTTCTACAGGAGAAACCATATTTCCTGTAGCCAAAGGAGGTTTAGAATATTATTTTAAGCCACAGAAAAAGTTCGATTTTTCGCTTGGAGGAAGATATATGCATTTTGAGACAGACAATATTACATTGCTTACTGGTCAAGTTGCTTATAATGCAGGGATTTATACTTTTGCTTACAGGCCTTACTACGATATTTCGAATGAATTATTTTCTCATGTTTTAAGCGTTCAACGTGTAAACGAAGAAAAAGAGCGTCTTGTAAGACTGGAACTGCAATACGGAAACGTACCGTATTTGTATCTCTACAATAATTTTACACAGCCTCTAAAAGCGTATAGAGTAGGAATTCAATATCAGCACCGTTTTGGCGATTCGTTTTTTGTGCGTCCGATTTTCCTTTACGAATATGAAGAATATACACAAGGAGAATATCGAAATAAGTTTAATGTGCAGTTAATTGTAACGAAACGTTTTTAA
- a CDS encoding tetratricopeptide repeat protein yields the protein MKFIYYSIFLVFISSVAFAQEINIDETLANVKREVEKENFDKALSIIEPLRAKYPENEDIQTYTGRIYSWKKEYKTAIKILSPMADRNNPNPEALQALVNVYFWTEDYEKCILYCDKYLTIDPKSVEVLKIKATCLEKLNRDQEALDLIDKASYIDNSTQAFSGIRTLIGRKAKNTVSASYLNISTSDPGQQTISLWIC from the coding sequence ATGAAGTTTATATATTATTCTATTTTCCTGGTTTTTATTTCTTCTGTTGCATTCGCACAAGAAATCAATATAGATGAGACTTTGGCAAATGTTAAACGCGAAGTCGAAAAAGAAAATTTTGATAAAGCCTTATCGATTATTGAACCTCTGCGTGCCAAATATCCTGAAAATGAAGATATACAGACATACACAGGACGTATCTATAGTTGGAAAAAAGAATATAAAACTGCCATAAAGATTTTGTCTCCAATGGCAGATAGAAATAATCCGAATCCTGAAGCTTTACAAGCACTTGTAAATGTTTATTTCTGGACAGAAGATTATGAAAAATGTATTTTGTATTGTGATAAGTATTTAACGATTGATCCAAAATCGGTAGAGGTATTGAAGATTAAAGCGACTTGTTTAGAAAAACTAAATCGCGATCAGGAAGCATTAGATTTAATAGATAAAGCATCTTATATAGATAATAGTACTCAAGCCTTTAGCGGAATACGCACACTTATTGGACGTAAAGCAAAAAATACAGTTTCGGCTTCTTACCTAAATATTTCGACTTCAGATCCGGGACAGCAGACCATTTCATTATGGATATGTTGA
- a CDS encoding response regulator transcription factor: MRIIVAEDNDILRKSLSFFLESKGFSIDQFSDGKEALEAIEKENYDLILTDINMPGVSGMEITQHVRENLKSDIPVIILTSSGVEQTELDSFDIGANEFIAKPVSPAVLLVRINKLLKTRI, translated from the coding sequence ATGAGAATTATTGTAGCCGAAGATAATGATATCCTACGCAAATCGTTATCTTTTTTCTTAGAGTCCAAAGGATTTAGCATTGACCAGTTTTCTGATGGAAAAGAAGCGCTTGAAGCGATCGAAAAAGAAAACTATGATTTAATATTGACTGATATAAACATGCCGGGTGTTAGCGGAATGGAAATTACGCAACACGTGCGAGAAAACCTTAAATCTGATATTCCCGTAATTATATTAACCTCTTCAGGTGTGGAGCAGACAGAGCTTGATTCTTTTGACATTGGAGCAAATGAATTTATTGCAAAGCCTGTAAGTCCAGCTGTACTTTTAGTGAGGATTAATAAATTACTAAAAACCCGAATCTAA